The window CTCACCGAAGATAGTCCTGATCAGGACGGGGGCCAGGAAGGTCATCAGTATGGCGAAAGAGACCCCGAAAATCCCCACAAGCTCCATAATCATTACGGATATTCGTTTGAGCGAGGCGAGATCATGCATGGCCTTGGCGGAGAGTATGGGTATAAAGGGGCCCACGAGAATCGCCCCGGCCATGACAAATATCTCGAAGAATCGGTAGGAAGCATTGAACATGCCTACGGCGAAGTCGGATTTCATGGCTGCGAGCATGAATATGGGCACCCTGCCGCTCACGATCGTAAAGAATGCAGAGACCCCCAGGGGAACGGCAAGGACCAATATCTGCTTCATCCGTGCCGGCTCGATGACGAAAGAAGGCTTTATCAGCCTGGAGGTAAAATAATAGGCGGAGACGCCGTACACTATGTTCGCGATCAGGAACGCGAGGACGACGGAGAGAAGGTCGCCGGAGAACCCCAGGGCCAAGAGGGAGAGGAGCAGGTAGACTGCCCCGTAGAGAAGGGACGAGTACATGGAGAGCCAGGGCCTTCTGTGCACCTGGAAGACAGGCTCGAAAAACCTGGCGGAGAGGAAGGGTATAAAAAGGGAGCCGATGAGAAGGACCAAAAAGAGGTCCTTTCTCATCATGTACCCCGCGATGACCGCAATTGCCACCGATATCAGGCTGAACGCGGTCTTCAGCACGAGAAAGTTTCCCCAATAGGATTTCTTGTCTCCCTGAACCTGGGCGATATCCTTTCCCAGTACGGAGGTCATGCCGAAATCGGCAAATTGGGTGAAGACGTTCAGAAATGTGATCACGTAGGAGTAACGGCCGAAGAATTCCGTCCCTCCCGCCCGTGCAATAAGGACGAAGATGGAGAAATTGACCCCGAAGGTGCACAAACGCCCCACCGATTGTGCGATCAGGTTGGTGAGATATTGTCGCGCCGTGCTCATATCCGGGAGAGATTACCAGACCTCTCCGTCCATGACCCTCGTATAGAGCTCGACATAATCCCGGGCCATGCGGGCGTCTGAAAAATGCTCCTCCGCGTAAGCCCGGCAGTCCTGGGGCCTCACCTCGTCTATCCGACCGACCGCGGACCTCAGGCTCTCGACGGAATTACAGAGAAAGCCGTTGACCCCGTGCACAATCTGCTCCGGCACGCCCCCTTCGGCAAATCCTATCACCGGGGTACCCGATGCGAAAGCCTCGAGCACCACCAGGGGGAAGGCATCAAACCAACGGGGCGTCTGAATGAGGGCCCGTGCATCCCGAAGGTATTTGTTGGTGCCCTGTATCTCGCCGATATAGGAGACATTGGGAGAGAACCAGAGGAGCGGCTTCAAGACCGTATGATAGTAGAGCTTGTCTTCAATGTTTCCCGCGATCAGCAATTTTTCGGGTATTCTTCTGAAGGCCAGGGCCGCGAGGTGCTGCGCCTTATATCTCGCAATCTTCGAGATATGGATGAAATAATCCTTTTTATCATAACTGTAGTCATACTTGTCCAGTTCCAGTCCGTATTGCACGTACCGGGTGGCGCCTCCGCATTGCCTTGCATGGGCCGCGCTGCATGCCACCAGGTTTTGCCTCCTGTAATCGGGCGCCGGGGGAATGCAGGTGGAGATCACGGAAGGGATCTCCGGGTGCCTCAGGACAAAGAGGTTCTGAAAAGACCAGTCGTGGATCACGTCCACCGGGTTCGCCCTCAGGTACTCCTCCATGGCCGCACAGAGAGGCTCTTCCGATATGACATCCGACGGCCGCCTGATGCCGCTCGGGGCCTTGGAAGGATCGTATCCCGGCACCTCCACCGTCTTTCCCGAGCAGTAGCTGCCGGGGATGGCGAAAAGGGTGACATCATGACCCGCCTTTACGAGGCCCTCGACGAGAGTATAGACGACCCGCTCTATGCCTCCATATCCATCGGGAGGCGTTTTTTTAAATACGATCGAGACGACGGCGATCTTCATTTTAATTCGCCTCGCTCATGACTTTCCGGAATGCCCGGATCACGTCCTCTACGTCTGTCGGGGAAAGGGCCGGGGAAAGGGGGAGGCTGATGGTCCTGTCCCCGATCCGCTCCGCATTCGGGAACTCGCCCTCTTTCCAGCCATAGGTCTTCCGGTAGTAGGGATGACGATGGATGGGGATATAATGGACCCCCGTCCCTATGTTTTCCGCGGTGAGGGCATTGAGCACCCAGTCGCGGCTCCTCCCCAGGCGGTCGATATCGATGAGCGGGGTGTAGAGGTGATAGGCGTGGCGCGTCTCTTCCTCCACCGGCGCCGGCACGGTACAGGCGAGGTCGGCGAAGCTTCTGTTATAGGTATCCCATATGTCCCTGCGCTTCTCCCAGTAGGGCTCGATCCTCTTCAACTGCTCCACCCCTATGGCGGCGGTTATGTCGGGCATATTGTACTTGAAGCCCGCGAAGACCACGTCGTAATGCTTGTACCCCTCGTCGGAAAACCTTTTCCACGCATCCTTGCTCATGCCGTGAAGGCCGAGGACTTTTACGGTCGAGGCGATCCTCTCGTCGTCCGTCACGATCATTCCCCCTTCGCCGGTAATGATATTTTTGGTGACATAGAAGCTGAAACAGCCGATATCGCCAAAGCTGCCCGATTTCTCGCCCCTGTATTCCGATTCGATCGCATGGGCGCAATCCTCGATGATCATGAGGTTATAGCGTTTCGCGATCCTCCGTATGGGGTCCATATCACAGCAACGGCCCGCGAAATGGACGACGAGGATGGCCTTTGTTTTCGCCGTGATCTTCTCCTCTATGAGAGAAGGCGAGATATTCATGGATGGGAGATCGCAATCGACGAGCACGGGGGTGGCGCCGCTGTGAATGATGGCATTGACCGTCGCGCAGAAGGTCATGGTGGTGGTGATCACCTCGTCGCCCGGCCCTACTCCGCTCGCCAGCAGGGAGAGATGGAGGGCCGCAGTGCACGAGTTGACCGCCACGGCGAAGCGCTTTCCCTTGTAGGCGGCAAAATCTTCCTCGAACTGATGGGCCAGGGGCCCCGTGCCGATCCAACGGCTTTTCAGGCAGGCGACCACCCGGTTGATCTCCGATTTTTCGATGAGGGGCGCCCCGAAGACGAGGAACTTCCCTTTTCGACGGGCAGGGGTCCCTCCATAGAGGGCCAGTTTCGTACTCGTCTTATTGTTCTTCTTATTTGCGGCGCATTTCATGTCGTATATTCTCCCGCTCCAGAGCTTTATATATCTTCCTGTAGAACATGAGGGATAGATTTTCGTCTGACTTTGAGAGCCGCCGCGCAAGAAACAGCATCAAAGGAATGGTCCTTCTGTTGACCAGGATGCCCGCGGCCAGGTATTTAAGCCTTTTCTTCGCCGGCAGCCCGAGATAAAAACCGACGGAGGCGAGCTCGTCCTTCAGGTGGGGCGATTTCTTGTACCAAAGGGCGAGTGTTTTCCCGCTCAGTTTCCCAAGCTCGAGATAGGACGTCTCCGTGAGGTGGTGGTAGTGGTAGCCGAGCGCCTCCGGCTTGTACATGATCCTGAGACCGTGGTGGGACAGCCTCTCGGCCAGCTCGACATCGTCGTTGTAGCGGAGACTCTCGTCAAAAAGGCCGTATTTCTCGAGAAATGTCTTCTTTACCGATATATTGCACGTGAAGAAGGCGTGCCAGTCCAGCTCCGTACGGCCCTTCCACAGGTCAAAGGCGGTATCGAGGTGCAATTTGGCGAATAAAGAGGGCGGCATATCGGGTGACATGGTGATCCTCCCGAGGACCGCCACATTTTCGGCCGGATATTCCCTATGGCACGCGAGATGGGTCTCCAGTACCCCCGGGGTCGCCACGGTATCGTCGTTGAAAAAGAAGAGTATCGGTCCGGCCGCGTGGCGGATCGCATTATTGCGGGCGGCATTCTGGCCGCTGTTCGGCTGACGGAGGTAGAGCAGGTTGGGAAACACCTCCTCCTGAAAGCGTCTCGCCCTTTGGCCTGTATCGTCCCCGGATCCGTCGTCGGCCACGATCACCTGAAAATCCGCGAGGGGAAGGGTCTGCTTCGAGAGGGCGTCAAGGCATTTTTCGAGTATCTCGGCCCGGTTATAGGTGGGAATGATCACGGTGGCAAGGATATTCCGGTCGGACATTATTTATCTCTCTCCGGGAATTTTGTGCGCGGGTCGTGTGCTTCCTTCTCCCACGTGAGGGCGCGATTATAACCGGTGCGTATCATCCTGATCTCACGCTCAATGGTCACGGGACACTTCCTTCATGATTTCAAGCATTTTCATCGCGGTCTTATCCCAGCCGAACTTCTTCGCCTGTTGAAATCCCTTCGCCCTCATCTCCGATTTTAGCGCGTCATTGGAGACCACGCGGAAAATCGCGTCACCCAGACCCTTCACATCGAGGGGGTCGAGGAGTATGCCCGCATCTCCCACCACTTCCGGCAGGGAGGTGAGGTCGGAGCTTATTACCGGACATCCCGAAGACATGGCCTCGAGACAGGGGAGCCCGAAACCTTCATATAGGGAAGGATAGACAAAGACATCTGCAAGGCCGTAGAAGAGGGGAAGGTGCTCCTCGGGCAGGAACCCGGTGAAAATGAGCTCGTTTTTCCAGGGTGAACGGCTGATCTCCTCCATCTCGTCAGGGGGCAGGAAATCCCTGACGCCTCCCACCACCAGCTGGTGGGGGATTCCTTTTTCCGTTTTCAACGCCCCGTAGGCGGCAACGAGGCTCCTCAAGTTCTTCCTCTTATTGAGCCTTCCCACGTAGAGTATGTACTCCCCTGTGACCCCGTAGCTTTTCACCACTGCCCGGGCAGCCTCTCTATCCTCGAGGGGCTTGAAAAGGGGCCCCGCGCCGTTATACCCCACCTCGACATGATCGGGCGGCACATGATAATTCCTGACGATGTCCTCTTTCGAAAATTCGGAGACGGTCATCACCTTGAAGGCCCGTCTCACATTATGGGGGATAAGGATCTGGTCCTTCACCCTTTCGAAGGCGGTGAAACATTCCGGGATGGCAAGAAAAGAAAGGTCATGGACCGTGAGGATAAGTTTTCCCCTGAAAAAAGGAGGGCCGTAATAATTCGCATGAAGAATGTCGATCCGGTCCTTATAGGTCATAAGGCCCATACGAAGCATTCTGACGGGCGGCGACCCCGCCCCCAAAGAGCGGAGGCTTACGTGGGGATAGGAATCGAAGGTCCTGTAATAAGCATACGCGGAATCGGTCACGTAGAGGAGATAGGCGTTCGTTCTGTCGAGGGAGACGAGCCTCTCCACGAGGTTCCTCATATACGTACAGTTTCCCGTACCCTCTCTCTCCGCCAGATGAAAATCGATCCCTATCCTCATATGCATTCTTTCTCTGTTTTATTTATCGGATAAGAGGGGAAAAACGTAAGAGCCGCCGTCGGTGCGGTTTTCTTCCGCTCCCCGTGCGCGCATCAGGAGTGTGACCTTCGGGTGAGGCGGGTGCATGGGCCTTCCCTTCACGGCCGGCCCGGCAATCCGGCTCAAAGAAAGACCGCCTACGCTCCCCTTCATTCCTTTTTGAAAAAGGCGCTATCGGCGGGATGGCGGAACATGTGGGTGAGGAGGTATCCGGCATAGGCGCCCATCATCCGTGCTTTCCTCCTGCTCATATCTCTCCCCTGTCTCAGGTTATGGAGGCGGTAAAGCAGGAATCTGCCCAGGTATCCCCAGGCGAGGATAACGTCGAAGAGAAAGGCGGTATGGCCCCCGTGGTACGTTCGGTACAGCCTGCGAAGATTTTCGAGCCAGACCGGGGAAATACGCTCCTCAACACCACGGTCCGCACTCCCGCCCTGGAGATGCACGATCTTAAGGCGAGGCAGATAACAAATCCGGTACCCGAAAGACCTGATGCGGCAGCCCCACTCCACATCCTCGGCATACATGAAGATCCCTTCGTTCAGAAGACCCGTGACGGGCAGTATGGACCTTCTCACGAGGAGATCGGCCCCGCATATCCAGTCCACGTCAAGCTCATTGCCGCCCGGGTTGCCGTTGAGAAAGAGGCCCTTGCATCGGCGAGGCCATACTCTGGAGAGGAAAAAGGCAAAATTGAAGGCGGTGATCAGCCCCGGCTTGAAGCCTGCGTCTCCTACCTGGCGGCTGCCGTCGGGAAAGACGAGACCACAACCGCTCGCACCCACATCCGCCGAGCGGTCCATGAATGCTATCCAGTTCTTGAATATCGCAGGATCGGGTATTATCGTATCCGGGTTGAGGAGAAGGAGATATTCCCCTTTCGCCTCCCGGATCGCCCGGTTATTTGCCTTCGCGAACCCCTCGTTCGATTCATTTTGTATGAACCGTACTCCCCCGAACTGCGCTACAGCCGCTGCCGTGCCGTCGGTGGAGGCATTGTCCACCACGATTATCTCATGGGGTACCCCCACATCATCCCGCGTAACGGAGGCGAGGCAGTCGGCAACAAAATTCTCGGTGTTCCAGGTAACTATTATTATCGAGAGCTTAAGGAAATCATTTCTCACAGGTAAGTTCGCGGGATTGCGCTTAAGCGGGGAGAGGACGCACCACAGCAGGTCCCCAATGGCGGAGGCCGGGCGCGGTATCGGGGAAAGGCCTAAAGACCAGGGCTCTCTTCCTTTCTCCTGAGGATGCTCATGGCTCCTATGAGGCCGAACATGGAATAGACGAGGGTTGACACATTCATCAGGATCCTGAACCCGGGATCGGCGGAGCCATGGATCAGCTGGGCAATCAGGCCCGCGGCTGCTCCCACTGCAATCGCCTGTTGCCAGGGAGGGGCCCTCAGCATCACTTTGAAGGCGATCACCAATGCGGCAATAAACATCCACAAAAACGCGATGAGGCCGACGGTGCCCGTCTCGGCCCAGACGGCAAGATAGAGGTTGTGGACCACGTGGGTCGAGGTCCTGAACAGACTGGAACCACCGGTGGTATCGTAGGTTTTGAAGACCTTGGCAAGATTGTTGAGCCCCACCCCGAAAACCGGGAACTGCCTCACGATGGACAAGGCCGCCTTGTTGAGCGGCGCCCTTGTGGCCGCGGAGCCAAAATCTTCATAGGTCAGGCGCTTCTGGACCGTGGGATAGGCGAGTATGCCGAGACCGCAAAAGATCATTCCCACGAAGAAAAGCCCCACGAGGGTCTTGCTCTGGGTGATCTTCTTCCTTATGAGGCAGAAGAAGACGAGGGCAAGGGGCAGGGGCAGGGACATCCATCCGCCACGGGACAGGGTGGTCATGATGCCCACCAGACCCACGATAGTCACGAAGGAGTACCATATCTTGCGCAGAGGCCTCTCCTCGCCCAGAAACATGGCGAACATGAGGGGTATGAGTATTTCGAAATAATAGGCGAGGATATTCGCATGGCCGATGGTCCCACTGGCCCGGCTGCCTGCATACCACACCTCGAGGGTTCCCAGCTCCCTTTCTCCCAGGGCGGAGAGACCGAGGGTGTGGCCGGTGTAATACTGGTACATGGCAATTGCCGTTTCAATGACCACGCCAGCCGACAGGGTCAGCAGGAATGTATCTACCTGGGACCTGTCCTTCAGGTTCATCACGATAAAAAAGATTATGAGGAGCGATCCCAGGCGGGCCAACTCCAGCAGGCTGAGCTCCGGGGAAGCCGCGTTGGCGAAACTGAGCATGCCGCTCAGGATGTAAATAATGGGGGCCCACAGGAGGGTGCGGTTATACCTGAATGTCGGCTCCGTCGTCCTCTTGGTATAATGCTCGTACAGGAAAAGTACATATAAGAGAAGGGCGGAGAGGAGGCTCAGCCCTATGTCGATGCTCGTCACCCCCACGTACTCACGATAGAGAAGGTTGATGTCGAGGTTAAAGGGGATGCCCAGGCCGAGGAATATTATGGCGATGGAGGTGAGGTTCTTCCGGCTCGCAAAATAGAGTACCCCCACAAGAAACGCCAGGGCCGCCAGGAGGGCGAGGATGGTTTTCACCTTCAGCTCGTCGAGAAAAATAGCGGTAGCGGCAGCCCCTATCCCTAGAATAAAGGGGAGTACTATCCTGGCGTATGATTCTTTACGATAAGCGGGATACATCGGTGCCTTGCCCTTTGCGCCTCATGGCCCGAAGGGCTACAGGAGATTATAGACAGCGCGGGGAATATAGTATTCTCGTTTGTTCAGAATGGCCCCGAAAATGTTCGCGTTGGCGGTCTCGAGGTTATGCTTTGCGGCCGAGGCCACTTCCCATCTCGTACCCTCGGCTTCTACCACCATCACGACTCCGTCCACATGGCTCGCAAGAATGGGCGTCTCCGGATATTGAGTCAGGGGGGCGGAATCAAAGATGATGAGATCGTGGATATCCCTCAGCTCATCAAGAAGCCTTATGAATTCAGGGGTTTCAAAGAGTAGTATGGGATTTTGGACTTTTCGTCCCGCGGGAATGAAATAGAACCTTTCCGGCCTGACCTCGACCACGCCCGCTTTCAGGGATATCTCTTCCATGACGAGCTCCGAGAGGCCGTATTCCCTGTCGCACCCGAAATACTCATGGAGCACGGGGTTCCGGAGGTTTCCATCGATAAGGACCACGCTTTTCATCGAGCTGCTGGAGAAGGCACTCGCGATATTGAGCGCTATGGTCGACGCGCCTTCGCGGCGGTTGCATGATGCGACCACCATGGCGCAATTTCCTTTTCTGCCTTTTCTCGTTTTCTTGGGGACTGAGAGCAGGTCCCACGTGACCCGGTAAAAATGGTCGAATAGGCCGGGCATAAGGCGAAGGGCGGGCGGAAAACCGTGGGGACCGCCATAATAACCCGATTCATCGGAAAGTTCTTGTTTATCTATCATGGTTCTTCCTTCGTTTTATACCTGTCCATTCGAACCTCCTATGAGAAAAGGAGCGCAATTTCCCTGTCAGCTCCCCTTGCGGATCGTCTTTCCTTTTTCAGCCACCTCTTCCGGTATCAATATCTTCTGCCCGACCCAGAGGTTGGCGCCTATTCCCGGGTTTGCGGCCCTGACACGCTCTATTGCTTCATTGAAAATAAAATCATCGGGCACTGAAAACACATCTCTCAGGACGCCGACCAAAGTCTGCCCGCGGGTCACGGTGTGCTCGATCGCAACCGGCTTCTTCTTTTCCTGTGTCGCCGGCTCGGTCCTTCGCCCTACGGAGGGAGAGGCCTCCTCTCCCGATCTGATTGCAGATGGGGCAGCTTTACTCCGTCCCGCCTCAGCCGTGAGCTCTTCGCGGGCAGGATCTGAAGGAAGGGCCTCAAGAAGTGTTTTGTGGGAATCGCCAATGCCGGCGCCCGCACTAGGGTCTTCATGACCGCTGCCCGCCTTCGGCGCGGTAACCACCTGGGCGAGGTAGCGCTCTGACGCGGTAGGCTTGTTATTCCACTGGTCGGACGGGGAGCCGTTCACGGAAAAGTAGATGCAGAGACTCAGCGCACTCAGGGACAATACGGATATCCAGCTCCCGCTCGTGCTTCTCATGCTCATATTGGAGTGGGCGTCCACGGGAGCCGGAACCCCCGTACGGATCCTGCCCCTCATGCGGTCTCCCATGGCGACCAGATCGTCTATGATCGAGCGTCTTTCCCTGCGCCCGCTAAAAGGCACCGAAAGAAGCATGGGCACGCCGAGGTTCGTGAGTACATTATCCTCGTCTTTGAACGTATGGTCGAAGAATTCCCGGATCGCGGCAAACCCGAAACCGAAGAAGAGTCCCAGGAATGCGGCCATCCCGATAATAATCCCCTTCCTCGGGTAGGCGGGTGTGAGAGGCGGGATAGCGGGGGTCGCGATCTTGACGCTTGAAATCCTTCTGGCGTCGAGGTCGTCCGATATCCTCAGGTCCTCTGCCTTCTTTTTATAGATCTGGTAGTTGCCTTCCACGAGGTCCCTCGTCCTCTGAAGTTGTTTCAGGGTGAGGGTCTTTGCGGTCACGCTGTCAAGTTTCTTCGTTTCCTCGGAAATTTCACGCTGAAGGCTGGTCCTCTTATTTTCCGCAAGGGCAAGCTCCATGTTGACTATGTTCGTCAAACTTTCCGCTTTCTGACTCCGAAGGTTGCCGAGCTGAAGGTCGATGGCCTTCACTTCATTCGCGGCAGTCGTATAGTTCTTGAGGAGCCGCTCGCGATCGATCTTGAGCTTAAAATAAGAATCGTCAAGAGTCCTGAGATAGGCCTGTTTGTCGAGCATGGCGCTTCCGATGTCCGGGGTCTCGATCCATACGCCGGGCGTCCTGGCCATTTCCTGGACCTTCTTGAGCTTTGTGCGCGCCTGTGCCGCGTCGACCATTACGAGGTTCAAACGATTATTGAGGTCGCCGATATTTCTCAGCAATATCTCTTTCTGCAGCTCGATGTTGGCGAGATTTGATTTCGAGATGAAGCCCTGGAGCTCGTCTTCCGCGTCCCTCAGCTTCTTTTCGAATAATTCGATCTGATCGATATAAAAACGATAGGAGCGCTGCGTCTCATACACCTTCGTGTGCTGGGTCACATACTCATCGGCATAGGCATTTGCTACCATGGCGGCGATTTGCGGATCGGTCCAGTCGAAAGTCAACCGTATCATATCCGTATCTTCAAGATATGTGACGCCCAGGGCCTTCAAAAAGACGCCGACCATATTCTTTTCAGTCGAAGCGGGTTTCTGTACGATTCCATATCGGAAGAGGAAATTGCGCACTTCCTCTTTGGCGCTCTCGTAGTAGCTTTTCCGGAATCCCGGGCCGTTCATCTGATCCTTGAGCCTCGACACGACTTTTTCGGTAAGGTATTCGCCTTTCAGAAGCTCCATCTCGTTCCTGATGTTCTGGCTCCTCTCCTGGAAGACCATGTTGAACTGCTCCGGGGGAAACTGTTGCATGCCCGAGATCTGGGCTTTCCCCATTTTGATCAGGATTTTAGTTTCCGCCCTGTAACGCGGCGAGGTGAAGGCGCAGTAAATGAGGGCACCTCCGAGAGCGGCAAGAAGGACGATCGAAATGATCACCTTATTCTTGAAAAAGGTGTTGAGTATGTCTCTCGTTGTGATGAGTCTTTTTTCCCCTGCCATGGCCTTATCCCCCTATGATAGTTGTATCGGCCCCATACGTGCTGATCTTCATCATCTGACAACGGTAGGTGCGTTGTACACGCCGTATGTTAAGGCGAAGCTCTCTCCCTGCCAGAGGAAAAGCTGCTTGATGTACTGGTCCACGAAGCGGTCCGCCTCCGCAATCGCGGTCCTCGGCACGAAAATAACGCTGTTGTTCGGGACTATTATATCTTCTTCCACCCTCAGGCTGTGCATCGCATTTTTGAGGTTGACGGTCCGGATCACGGGCTGGTTCTTGTCATCCCAGTAAAGGATCTTTACTTTGCCCAAGGACCCCGTGGTAAGGACCCCTCCCACCATGGCAATCGCCTGCAACACCGTCATCGGTTTCGCCATCACGAGAGGGCCCGGCCTTTGGACCTCTCCAAAAACGAATGTACGGTTTCCCGCGAGGGTTTCGATGAGGACGGAAACATTCAGGTTATTGAAATCATGCCTGTATTCCAGCACGATGGCGTCTTTCAGCTCGTCGATCGTTCTGCCCGCGGCCTTCATTCCCCTCAGGAGGGGGAGATATATATTGCCGTCAGGGCCTACGGTCACGAGCTTTGCCTGGCCCCTGGGCGCATTGGTTATGGCCTTTTGAAGCTCCGTAATCTTCGACGAATATTTATTCACCGTGACGGTGATTGTCGGTTTATTGAGGATATCTCCGTAGGTCTCGCTGATCGACGATGCGAGCTCCAGGGGTTTGAGCCCGGCCGCGGCGAAGTCCCCCTTGATGGGGAGGGTGATCTTGCCGTCAGGGCGTACCACGACGGTCCTGTTGAACCCCGGCTGATAGAAGAAGTCGACGTTCAGCTCATCGTTCACGCCGACCCGGTAGTCCTGGGCCTCGGCGGTAAGGGA of the Syntrophorhabdaceae bacterium genome contains:
- a CDS encoding Wzz/FepE/Etk N-terminal domain-containing protein translates to MAGEKRLITTRDILNTFFKNKVIISIVLLAALGGALIYCAFTSPRYRAETKILIKMGKAQISGMQQFPPEQFNMVFQERSQNIRNEMELLKGEYLTEKVVSRLKDQMNGPGFRKSYYESAKEEVRNFLFRYGIVQKPASTEKNMVGVFLKALGVTYLEDTDMIRLTFDWTDPQIAAMVANAYADEYVTQHTKVYETQRSYRFYIDQIELFEKKLRDAEDELQGFISKSNLANIELQKEILLRNIGDLNNRLNLVMVDAAQARTKLKKVQEMARTPGVWIETPDIGSAMLDKQAYLRTLDDSYFKLKIDRERLLKNYTTAANEVKAIDLQLGNLRSQKAESLTNIVNMELALAENKRTSLQREISEETKKLDSVTAKTLTLKQLQRTRDLVEGNYQIYKKKAEDLRISDDLDARRISSVKIATPAIPPLTPAYPRKGIIIGMAAFLGLFFGFGFAAIREFFDHTFKDEDNVLTNLGVPMLLSVPFSGRRERRSIIDDLVAMGDRMRGRIRTGVPAPVDAHSNMSMRSTSGSWISVLSLSALSLCIYFSVNGSPSDQWNNKPTASERYLAQVVTAPKAGSGHEDPSAGAGIGDSHKTLLEALPSDPAREELTAEAGRSKAAPSAIRSGEEASPSVGRRTEPATQEKKKPVAIEHTVTRGQTLVGVLRDVFSVPDDFIFNEAIERVRAANPGIGANLWVGQKILIPEEVAEKGKTIRKGS
- a CDS encoding polysaccharide biosynthesis/export family protein, with the protein product MNRMLHAGLFLCISILFACFVGGCGVRTQEMKVDGTVKVIDEISDTEKSKIRMSIIKNIREGLSLYRLSPGDVLEIMYHLSLTAEAQDYRVGVNDELNVDFFYQPGFNRTVVVRPDGKITLPIKGDFAAAGLKPLELASSISETYGDILNKPTITVTVNKYSSKITELQKAITNAPRGQAKLVTVGPDGNIYLPLLRGMKAAGRTIDELKDAIVLEYRHDFNNLNVSVLIETLAGNRTFVFGEVQRPGPLVMAKPMTVLQAIAMVGGVLTTGSLGKVKILYWDDKNQPVIRTVNLKNAMHSLRVEEDIIVPNNSVIFVPRTAIAEADRFVDQYIKQLFLWQGESFALTYGVYNAPTVVR